A stretch of the Polluticoccus soli genome encodes the following:
- a CDS encoding M43 family zinc metalloprotease, translated as MVKKAILLLSALAGLNGAANAQKCATDEYQRDLIKLNPKVAEVQQALEMYLKGANLKTTASSYKAFQDSIYAAETATRLYVPVVVHVIHDYGTEYVSDNEIFTMIKELNQVYNAQNDLSAVIAPFKQYIGKANIEFRLAQKDPLGNRTNGITRRQSYLRLGGDDQAKFDQWSPERYLNIWLINVIGRGVAGGTVLAYATLPSGAASFPYNDGVISRADRITNDMTIPHEVGHYLNLLHVWNSSQVDVGQACGDDEVDDTPPTKGHFSTCPLNDTECASNYYKVYPYAANGGPVVNDTIDYPDTANVQNIMDYSNCTNMFSKLQVMRMRTTLKSPVAKRDQLVTPLTHSATGIFDPQDIPPVAEFSVEKLTVPFAAERTYYMCEDQPATSTFVFKNRSWRDTVTSVNWEFSNGGGSVSQNANQLSNNVSVVFTEPGWATVKLTATSNAGATTVETKSVYVANRDYTVPAGYYQEFNQNEYDQWPSFNYYNNATKWEVDNNAGFHDKTCMVYRGYDPRTSPQWYVGMHKGDYDDFFTPAYDLSGMTSGDCNINFMTSGAFRTSFSDFMKDTLELAYSTDCGATWRKFDRLTKADLANKGTYSGKYAPLWQGDWALQSRNIPAAARTSKTFFRFRYIPSVDETANTNVFIGTSNNFYLDRINVSNFPLGLNTVMSDNKNVAVAPNPTNGNSFVVVQANGSDNATVQVTDLTGRVVYRVQQQMSAGANRIEIPATAIAVKGVYMVQVVTGGQTHTEKLVSY; from the coding sequence ATGGTAAAAAAAGCTATTTTATTATTATCTGCACTAGCCGGTCTAAACGGCGCGGCTAATGCGCAAAAGTGTGCCACTGATGAGTATCAGCGGGATCTCATTAAACTCAATCCCAAAGTAGCCGAGGTTCAGCAAGCTCTGGAGATGTACCTGAAAGGTGCGAATCTCAAAACAACGGCATCTTCTTACAAAGCGTTCCAGGATTCGATCTACGCCGCTGAAACTGCTACAAGGCTTTATGTCCCTGTTGTTGTACACGTGATACACGACTACGGTACAGAGTACGTATCAGACAACGAGATCTTTACCATGATCAAAGAACTGAATCAGGTTTACAATGCTCAAAATGACCTTTCTGCTGTAATAGCTCCTTTTAAACAATACATTGGTAAAGCAAATATCGAATTCCGTCTTGCACAGAAAGATCCCCTGGGTAATCGTACAAACGGGATCACTCGCCGTCAGTCTTACCTGAGACTTGGTGGTGACGATCAGGCGAAATTTGACCAATGGTCACCAGAAAGGTACCTGAATATTTGGCTGATCAATGTTATCGGCAGAGGTGTAGCCGGAGGTACGGTACTGGCGTACGCTACATTACCTTCAGGTGCTGCGAGCTTCCCTTATAACGATGGTGTTATTTCTCGCGCTGACAGGATCACAAACGATATGACAATTCCACACGAAGTAGGTCACTATCTCAACCTGTTGCACGTATGGAACAGCAGCCAGGTCGATGTTGGTCAGGCTTGCGGCGATGACGAGGTAGATGATACGCCGCCTACAAAAGGCCACTTCAGTACTTGTCCTCTGAACGATACAGAATGTGCAAGCAATTACTACAAAGTATATCCTTATGCTGCTAACGGTGGTCCGGTGGTTAATGATACAATCGACTACCCAGATACTGCCAACGTTCAAAATATAATGGACTACAGTAACTGTACTAACATGTTCAGTAAGCTCCAGGTGATGCGCATGCGTACAACCCTCAAAAGCCCGGTGGCAAAGAGGGATCAGCTTGTAACTCCTTTGACACACAGCGCAACTGGTATTTTCGATCCTCAGGATATTCCGCCAGTTGCAGAATTTTCTGTTGAAAAACTGACAGTTCCATTTGCTGCTGAAAGGACATATTATATGTGTGAAGATCAGCCTGCAACTTCAACTTTTGTATTCAAGAACAGGAGCTGGAGAGATACGGTAACAAGTGTTAACTGGGAATTTTCAAATGGCGGTGGTTCTGTTAGCCAGAATGCCAACCAGCTTAGCAATAATGTAAGCGTTGTGTTTACTGAGCCAGGATGGGCGACAGTAAAGCTGACTGCTACAAGTAATGCAGGTGCGACTACTGTAGAAACTAAGTCTGTATATGTTGCTAACCGCGACTACACTGTTCCTGCCGGCTATTACCAGGAGTTCAACCAGAACGAATACGATCAATGGCCTTCATTCAACTACTATAACAATGCTACAAAATGGGAAGTTGATAACAATGCAGGTTTTCATGATAAGACTTGTATGGTTTACCGCGGTTACGACCCACGTACAAGCCCTCAATGGTATGTAGGTATGCACAAGGGCGACTATGATGATTTCTTTACTCCTGCATACGATCTGTCGGGTATGACTAGCGGCGATTGCAACATCAACTTCATGACTTCAGGTGCGTTCCGTACCAGCTTCTCAGATTTCATGAAAGATACGCTGGAGCTGGCTTATTCAACTGACTGTGGCGCAACATGGCGTAAATTCGACAGGTTGACGAAAGCTGACTTGGCTAATAAAGGTACTTATAGCGGTAAATATGCACCACTTTGGCAAGGTGACTGGGCACTGCAAAGCAGGAATATCCCGGCAGCTGCAAGGACTTCTAAAACATTCTTCCGCTTCCGTTACATTCCAAGCGTTGATGAAACTGCAAATACAAACGTGTTCATCGGTACCAGCAACAACTTCTACCTTGATCGTATCAACGTGAGCAACTTCCCGCTGGGTCTGAACACAGTGATGAGCGACAATAAGAACGTTGCAGTGGCTCCGAACCCAACCAATGGTAACTCATTCGTTGTTGTACAAGCTAACGGTAGCGATAATGCTACAGTTCAGGTTACAGATCTTACAGGTCGTGTTGTTTACCGTGTACAGCAGCAAATGTCAGCCGGTGCTAACCGTATCGAGATCCCTGCAACAGCTATCGCTGTGAAAGGTGTTTACATGGTACAGGTTGTAACTGGTGGCCAAACACACACTGAAAAACTGGTTTCTTACTAA
- a CDS encoding cell division ATP-binding protein FtsE, translated as MTDSKIVSLRNANIYQGKALILGDVNFEVNSSEFVYLIGKTGSGKSSLLKTLYGDLYLTDGEGQVAGFDLKQLKWQTVPLLRRNLGIVFQDFRLLTDRNVYDNLEFVLKATGWKDKALMKEKIENVLAKVGLKNKGDKMPYEMSGGEQQRVDIARALLNNPKLILADEPTGNLDPDTTEEIMQLLFNICRDYHTAFIMATHDYSIIQKFPARVVRIEQGAVKEISAAGID; from the coding sequence ATGACCGATTCAAAGATTGTATCGTTGAGAAACGCTAACATTTATCAAGGTAAGGCACTGATACTGGGTGACGTAAATTTCGAAGTGAACAGTTCGGAGTTTGTTTATCTAATCGGTAAAACTGGTAGCGGTAAATCCAGTCTGTTGAAGACGTTATATGGTGATCTGTATTTGACCGATGGCGAGGGGCAGGTAGCGGGCTTTGATTTGAAGCAATTGAAATGGCAGACTGTACCATTGCTGCGTCGCAACCTGGGTATCGTTTTCCAGGACTTCCGCCTGCTTACAGACAGGAATGTTTACGACAACCTGGAGTTTGTGCTAAAGGCTACTGGCTGGAAGGACAAAGCGCTGATGAAGGAAAAGATCGAAAATGTATTGGCTAAAGTAGGCTTGAAAAATAAGGGAGATAAGATGCCTTACGAAATGTCTGGCGGGGAGCAGCAGCGTGTGGATATTGCACGTGCTCTGCTCAACAATCCCAAGTTGATACTTGCAGATGAGCCTACCGGTAACCTCGACCCAGATACAACAGAAGAGATAATGCAGCTGCTTTTCAACATCTGCCGTGATTACCATACTGCATTCATAATGGCTACCCACGATTATTCTATCATCCAGAAGTTTCCTGCAAGGGTAGTTCGTATAGAACAGGGAGCAGTTAAGGAAATATCTGCAGCAGGTATTGATTAA
- a CDS encoding glycosyltransferase family 2 protein: MNSEDIRFSVIIPAYNAGKTIVRAIESALEQTHAPYEIIVINDTSSDNTGELIESFGERVKHIQLLQNCGSAVARNKGLDAASGDYIAFLDADDLWHEQKLELVASILSAKPDISFLYHSYTLQDIRTITSPQGAVLYQTPFVKFLTRNPVATPCAVITNSKEFRFEPSMRYMEDYDLWLRIAYKHKAYFIDIPLTQIGRPVLSEGGISENKWEMRKGELRAFRRLVRLNPLFLPMLPFLYTYSLGKHLYKTVSGN; the protein is encoded by the coding sequence ATGAACAGTGAGGATATTAGGTTTAGCGTAATTATACCTGCCTATAATGCGGGCAAAACGATTGTAAGAGCAATTGAATCAGCGTTAGAACAAACACATGCCCCTTACGAGATCATTGTAATAAATGATACAAGCAGTGATAACACCGGAGAACTGATCGAGTCGTTTGGAGAACGAGTAAAGCACATACAACTCCTTCAAAACTGCGGCAGCGCCGTAGCGCGGAACAAAGGACTAGATGCCGCCTCGGGCGATTACATCGCCTTCCTTGATGCAGATGACCTATGGCATGAACAAAAGCTGGAGCTTGTCGCCTCAATACTAAGTGCTAAACCGGATATCAGCTTTTTATACCACAGCTATACGCTTCAGGATATACGCACAATTACCAGTCCCCAAGGAGCTGTGCTTTATCAAACTCCATTCGTGAAGTTTCTTACCCGCAATCCGGTAGCTACGCCATGCGCGGTCATTACGAATAGCAAAGAGTTTCGCTTTGAACCATCGATGCGGTATATGGAAGATTATGATCTCTGGCTTCGCATAGCGTATAAGCACAAAGCATATTTCATAGACATACCACTTACACAAATAGGCCGACCAGTATTATCAGAAGGGGGTATCAGCGAGAACAAGTGGGAAATGCGCAAAGGTGAATTACGTGCATTCAGACGCCTTGTGCGACTTAACCCACTATTTTTACCAATGCTGCCATTCCTTTACACTTACAGTCTTGGCAAACACTTGTACAAAACCGTAAGTGGTAATTAA
- a CDS encoding glycosyltransferase, whose protein sequence is MSAKKHIVLTITSDPNYDQRMIRICTSLHNAGYEVTLVGRKRPSSKPLIPRPFKQVRLKQRVDQGKLFYALYNLKLFFYLLTKKMDAVCAIDLDTILPVYQVSKLRGIPRVYDAHELFCEIEEVVSRPAIQKMWYAIERYTVPNFKHGYTVNQSYVDEYRRMYGVEYAIVRNATVLRPITIPQKINKYILYQGAVNHGRCFPELIAAMKHVEAKLIICGEGNFYAQAKQLTQEMGLEDKIIFKGYIPPAELPEYTINAYVGITLFVATSKSNELSLANRFFDYMHSGVPQLCVRYPEYEKINNQFKVAELLDTVNPESIAAALNKMLTDNTYYTSLQQNCLKAREVYCWQEEEKRLLGVYKRLFDEQ, encoded by the coding sequence ATGAGTGCGAAGAAACACATTGTACTGACCATAACTTCTGATCCCAATTACGACCAGAGGATGATACGCATTTGTACCTCGTTGCATAATGCGGGTTATGAGGTAACACTTGTCGGCAGGAAACGTCCCAGCAGCAAGCCATTAATACCACGGCCATTCAAACAAGTTCGACTTAAACAACGAGTAGACCAGGGGAAATTATTTTATGCGTTGTACAACCTGAAGTTGTTCTTTTACCTGCTTACCAAAAAGATGGACGCCGTATGCGCCATCGATCTCGATACGATCTTGCCCGTGTACCAGGTATCGAAGCTTAGAGGAATACCCAGAGTGTATGATGCGCACGAGTTGTTTTGCGAGATAGAAGAAGTCGTATCGCGGCCTGCCATCCAGAAAATGTGGTATGCAATAGAACGATATACCGTGCCCAATTTCAAGCACGGATACACCGTCAACCAAAGCTATGTGGACGAGTATCGGCGCATGTATGGTGTTGAATATGCGATAGTCCGCAATGCTACTGTGCTGCGTCCCATCACTATACCACAAAAAATCAACAAATACATACTGTATCAGGGCGCCGTGAATCACGGCCGCTGCTTTCCGGAGCTGATAGCAGCGATGAAACACGTAGAAGCAAAACTCATCATCTGCGGTGAAGGAAATTTTTACGCGCAAGCCAAACAGCTAACACAAGAAATGGGCCTTGAGGACAAGATCATCTTCAAAGGATACATACCTCCAGCAGAACTACCAGAATACACCATCAACGCCTATGTCGGCATTACGCTGTTTGTTGCTACCAGCAAGAGCAATGAGCTTTCGCTGGCCAACAGGTTCTTTGATTATATGCACAGTGGCGTGCCACAACTCTGTGTTCGTTACCCAGAGTATGAAAAGATCAACAACCAATTTAAAGTAGCAGAATTATTAGATACTGTCAACCCCGAGTCGATAGCTGCAGCTTTGAATAAAATGCTTACCGACAATACCTATTACACTTCACTCCAGCAAAACTGCTTAAAGGCGCGTGAGGTATATTGCTGGCAGGAGGAAGAAAAACGTTTATTAGGCGTATATAAAAGACTATTTGATGAACAGTGA
- a CDS encoding formyltransferase family protein — MVRKKIVFLGSKPIGYRCLQYLLGVQEQLNVEVSGILTQQRKEFSGDNDLVSLAKEYSVPVLESLDALPECDIIYSVQYHQILKGEHIRKASQIAVNLHMAPLPEYRGSNQFSYAILEEKSEFGTTIHQIDERIDHGAILFQKRFPIPDNLWVNDLYKLTFNASVLLFQQTLKHIVNGNYTPVSQQSLVHKYGTSLHFRQEVGDLKRIDLSWDREKIERHIRATAMPGFEPPYAEINGEKIYFSTTAS, encoded by the coding sequence ATGGTACGGAAGAAAATAGTTTTCCTTGGTTCGAAGCCGATCGGCTACCGGTGCTTGCAATACCTGTTAGGGGTGCAAGAGCAGCTGAATGTGGAAGTATCCGGCATACTGACGCAGCAGAGAAAGGAATTTAGTGGCGATAACGACCTGGTAAGCCTGGCAAAAGAATATAGCGTGCCGGTGCTTGAGAGCCTCGATGCATTGCCCGAATGCGACATTATCTATTCCGTCCAATACCACCAGATCTTAAAAGGAGAGCACATCAGGAAAGCCAGCCAAATTGCGGTGAACCTGCATATGGCGCCATTGCCCGAGTACAGAGGTAGCAACCAGTTCTCATACGCCATACTGGAAGAAAAATCAGAATTCGGCACCACTATACACCAGATAGACGAACGCATCGACCATGGTGCGATACTGTTTCAGAAAAGATTTCCCATACCGGACAATCTCTGGGTAAACGATCTATATAAACTTACGTTCAACGCTTCTGTATTGTTATTCCAGCAAACGCTGAAGCATATCGTCAATGGCAACTATACTCCTGTATCGCAACAATCGCTGGTACATAAATACGGCACTTCGCTGCATTTCAGGCAAGAGGTTGGAGACTTGAAAAGGATCGACCTTAGCTGGGATAGGGAAAAGATAGAGCGCCACATTCGCGCAACTGCAATGCCCGGCTTTGAGCCTCCCTATGCAGAGATCAATGGTGAAAAAATTTACTTCTCTACCACGGCCTCATGA
- a CDS encoding glycosyltransferase — MSSRRILILTNRVPYPLSDGGNLAMKAMIDGYRDEGWDVCLLTMNTSRHYVEPRIIHSAYPGVRVEIVDVNNDVKPIPALMNYLLDSLPNHAARFNKPEFRQRLVELLNELKPDVVQLESVFLSEYLPEIRKTTGLAVLRMHNVEWQVWARVARETKSLVKKIYLQDLAKRIRKYEQRVWAQFDLLLAITEVDAAIAKTYNDKVLTVPFGVDTTNVREVQLARDWKAYHLGAMDWLPNAEAISWFLKEIWPAIRQKNPSLTFYYAGRNMPDSFRTMNIPGAICAGEVPNADEFIADKNILVVPLRSGGGIRVKILEAMAAGKLVVSTTVGMQGIEAVAGKHYFQANNPGEFTKALSRIVADPAMARQIAMNGQELATGRYDRHHIAHRLAEELGYMLKNKTV, encoded by the coding sequence ATGTCATCGCGACGCATATTGATATTGACCAACCGTGTGCCGTACCCGCTCAGCGACGGAGGCAACCTTGCCATGAAGGCAATGATAGACGGTTATCGTGACGAGGGCTGGGATGTGTGTCTACTCACGATGAATACCTCGCGTCATTACGTAGAGCCGCGTATAATTCATTCGGCTTATCCCGGCGTCAGGGTAGAGATAGTAGACGTCAATAATGATGTGAAGCCCATTCCGGCACTAATGAACTACCTGCTCGACTCTCTGCCCAATCATGCTGCGCGGTTCAATAAGCCCGAGTTCAGGCAAAGACTAGTGGAACTTTTGAACGAGCTTAAGCCAGACGTTGTACAGCTGGAGAGTGTATTTCTTTCTGAATACTTGCCCGAGATACGGAAGACAACCGGGCTTGCCGTGTTGCGCATGCACAATGTAGAATGGCAAGTATGGGCGCGGGTAGCGAGAGAAACAAAATCGTTAGTAAAAAAAATCTACCTGCAGGATCTGGCAAAGCGTATTCGCAAATACGAACAAAGGGTTTGGGCACAGTTCGATCTTTTGCTGGCTATAACTGAAGTAGACGCAGCCATCGCAAAAACATATAATGACAAGGTATTGACCGTGCCATTTGGGGTTGATACAACAAATGTGCGCGAAGTTCAACTCGCCCGCGACTGGAAGGCGTATCATCTCGGTGCCATGGACTGGTTGCCCAATGCAGAAGCGATTAGTTGGTTTCTTAAAGAAATATGGCCTGCCATTCGTCAAAAAAATCCGTCGCTTACCTTTTACTATGCCGGAAGGAATATGCCTGATAGTTTCAGAACTATGAATATTCCGGGGGCGATATGTGCCGGCGAGGTGCCGAATGCCGATGAATTTATTGCCGATAAAAATATACTGGTAGTGCCGTTGCGGTCGGGTGGTGGCATCAGGGTTAAAATACTGGAAGCAATGGCCGCAGGAAAGCTGGTAGTGAGCACAACGGTGGGCATGCAGGGTATTGAGGCTGTTGCTGGCAAACACTACTTCCAGGCCAATAATCCAGGCGAATTCACCAAGGCTTTAAGCAGAATAGTAGCCGATCCTGCAATGGCAAGGCAAATAGCCATGAACGGGCAGGAGCTGGCAACCGGACGCTACGATAGACACCATATTGCGCATCGGCTGGCCGAGGAACTAGGTTATATGTTGAAAAATAAGACTGTGTAA
- a CDS encoding bifunctional 3,4-dihydroxy-2-butanone-4-phosphate synthase/GTP cyclohydrolase II has protein sequence MLDTIESALEDLRQGKLLIVVDDEDRENEGDFITAARNVTPEIINFMSKHGRGLICAPITEQRCEELKLNLMVENNTVLHQTPFTVSVDLIGQGCTTGISAHDRAKTVQALIDPNTKPEDLGRPGHIFPLRARSEGVLRRAGHTEATVDFARLAGFEPAGVLVEIMNDDGTMARLPQLKEIAKKFDLKIVSIKDLIEYRLRTESLVEEEVRVHMPTKHGDFELIAFRQTNTGEQHLALKKGEWDKDEPVLVRVHSSCFTGDILHSLRCDCGEQLQAAMEMVEHEGKGIVLYMNQEGRGIGLLNKLKAYKLQEEGKDTVEANLALGFKNDQRDYGVGAQILRHLGVSKIRLLTNNPRKRAGLLGYGLEIVENVGIEIAPNPHNEFYLQTKRDKLGHEILK, from the coding sequence ATGTTGGATACTATTGAATCTGCACTGGAGGATCTGAGGCAAGGGAAACTGTTGATAGTTGTAGATGACGAAGACAGGGAAAATGAAGGCGATTTCATTACCGCCGCAAGAAATGTAACTCCCGAGATCATCAATTTCATGTCGAAGCACGGACGCGGTCTTATCTGCGCGCCGATAACCGAGCAGCGTTGCGAGGAGCTGAAGCTGAATTTGATGGTGGAGAATAACACTGTTTTGCACCAAACACCGTTCACTGTTTCGGTTGACCTGATAGGTCAGGGCTGCACTACAGGTATCTCAGCGCACGACCGCGCGAAGACCGTACAGGCACTTATCGATCCGAATACAAAACCTGAAGACCTTGGTCGCCCGGGTCATATCTTCCCGCTTCGTGCGCGTAGCGAAGGTGTGTTGCGCAGGGCTGGGCATACAGAAGCTACAGTAGATTTTGCGCGACTTGCAGGCTTTGAGCCAGCGGGTGTGTTGGTAGAGATCATGAATGATGACGGAACAATGGCCCGTCTGCCGCAACTGAAAGAAATAGCAAAGAAATTCGACCTGAAGATAGTTTCTATCAAAGACCTGATAGAATACCGCCTGCGTACAGAAAGCCTGGTAGAGGAAGAAGTGCGTGTGCACATGCCTACAAAGCATGGCGATTTTGAACTGATAGCTTTCCGTCAAACCAATACAGGTGAGCAACATCTTGCACTGAAGAAAGGCGAGTGGGATAAAGACGAACCAGTTTTAGTGCGCGTACACAGTTCCTGCTTCACCGGCGATATCCTGCATTCGCTTCGTTGCGACTGTGGTGAACAACTGCAGGCTGCTATGGAAATGGTAGAGCATGAAGGCAAAGGCATCGTGTTATATATGAACCAGGAGGGCAGGGGCATCGGTCTTCTGAACAAACTGAAAGCGTACAAGCTGCAGGAAGAAGGTAAGGATACAGTTGAAGCAAACCTTGCTCTTGGTTTTAAGAATGATCAGCGCGACTATGGTGTAGGTGCTCAGATATTGAGGCATCTCGGTGTATCAAAGATCCGCCTGCTGACCAACAATCCGCGCAAACGTGCAGGTTTGCTTGGTTATGGCTTGGAGATTGTAGAGAATGTAGGTATTGAGATCGCACCAAATCCACACAACGAATTTTATCTGCAAACAAAACGCGATAAGCTCGGTCACGAGATATTGAAATAG
- a CDS encoding glycosyltransferase gives MKILFLANRIPYPPYRGDKLKIFNLAKRLSKKHELHLLTFAQTKQEFEYKQELEKIFKKVDLIYLPKWKSALNCLSAAWDNKPLQVLYFQSGEMQAKLNDVLSEYKFDAIHVQHLRMSPYLKDRKDLPRILDLPDAFSLYWERRKKIQRNFPRRVFENMEQSRVLKYEKVTNDYNLSLVCSNEDLEYLKEVHGLTNIKLLPNGVDLDSFKAGGHDYEHNHTILFTGNMDYAPNIDAVGYFTEEILPLVRVRFPETKFIIAGQRPVPKVQALANEHVLVTGFVKDFAKVYNDASVVVAPLRFGAGTQNKVLEAMAMGVPVVCSHIGFKGLGIQSGEGAIMQTDPTRFAETIIELLSSASMRKDVGTKGVEVIRNRFGWDVIAQQLECYLQEVSRN, from the coding sequence TTGAAAATACTTTTCTTAGCCAACCGCATTCCTTATCCTCCCTACAGGGGCGATAAACTGAAAATATTTAACCTGGCTAAAAGGTTAAGTAAAAAGCATGAACTGCATTTGCTCACCTTTGCTCAAACCAAGCAAGAGTTTGAGTACAAGCAGGAGCTGGAAAAGATATTTAAGAAGGTAGACCTTATCTATCTTCCAAAATGGAAGTCTGCGCTGAATTGTCTGAGTGCAGCTTGGGATAACAAGCCACTACAAGTATTATACTTTCAGTCGGGGGAGATGCAGGCGAAATTGAACGACGTGCTTTCTGAATATAAGTTTGACGCGATACATGTGCAGCACCTGCGCATGTCACCATACCTAAAGGATAGAAAAGACCTGCCTCGCATTCTCGATCTGCCCGATGCATTTTCCTTGTACTGGGAGCGCCGGAAAAAGATCCAGCGCAATTTTCCTCGCCGCGTGTTCGAGAATATGGAGCAGAGCCGCGTGTTGAAATATGAGAAGGTGACCAATGATTATAACCTGTCACTGGTATGTTCAAACGAAGACCTTGAGTATTTGAAAGAGGTGCACGGGTTAACGAATATTAAGCTACTGCCCAATGGCGTAGACCTTGATTCTTTCAAAGCCGGTGGGCATGACTACGAACACAATCACACGATATTGTTTACGGGCAATATGGACTATGCGCCTAATATAGATGCTGTAGGATATTTCACCGAAGAGATATTGCCCTTGGTACGTGTGCGATTCCCTGAAACCAAATTTATCATTGCCGGCCAACGCCCTGTGCCTAAAGTGCAGGCATTAGCCAACGAGCATGTGCTGGTTACAGGCTTTGTAAAAGACTTTGCTAAAGTATACAATGATGCGAGCGTGGTTGTGGCTCCATTAAGATTTGGTGCCGGCACGCAAAATAAAGTACTGGAAGCGATGGCCATGGGTGTGCCGGTGGTGTGCTCACATATTGGTTTCAAAGGCTTAGGTATTCAAAGCGGCGAAGGCGCGATCATGCAGACCGATCCGACTCGGTTTGCTGAAACTATAATAGAGCTGCTATCTTCTGCCAGTATGCGCAAAGACGTAGGCACCAAAGGTGTTGAAGTGATACGTAACCGTTTTGGCTGGGATGTTATTGCGCAACAACTTGAATGTTACCTGCAGGAAGTAAGCCGCAACTGA